From one Dama dama isolate Ldn47 chromosome 4, ASM3311817v1, whole genome shotgun sequence genomic stretch:
- the LTBP4 gene encoding latent-transforming growth factor beta-binding protein 4 isoform X1 translates to MRLPGPSGRHPLLLVLLLPLLAAAATAASAAGPSPSQAVEVAAIPGRPAGVLSCRCCPSRSPRRSRCFRASCRIRSCRPEKCAGPQRCLAPGPPELPSPSPSVRKRQVSLNWQPLTLQEARALLRRRRPRGPGARALLRRRPPQRAPAGQSRVLCPLICHNGGVCVKPDRCLCPPDFAGKFCQLHSSGARPPAPAMPGFTRSVYTMPLANHRDDEHGVASMVSVHVEHPQEASVVVHQVERVSGPWEEADAEAVARAEAAARSEAAAPYTVLAQSAPREDGYSDASGFGYCFRELRGGECASPLPGLRTQEVCCRGAGLAWGVHDCQSCSELLGNTRQGGAPDGPCPAGFERVNGSCEDVDECATAGRCQHGQCANTHGGYTCVCPDGFLLDSSRSSCISQHVISEAKGPCFRVLRDGGCSLPILRNITKQICCCSRVGKAWGRGCQLCPPFGSEGFREICPAGPGYHYSASDLRYNTRPLGQEPPRVSLSQPRAPPSTSRPLSGFLPTHRPEPRPEPRPGPELPLPSIPAWTGPEIPESGPSAGECQRNPQVCGRGRCIPRPSGYTCVCDSGFRLNPQGTHCIDVDECRRVPTPCAPGRCENTPGSFRCVCGPGFRAGPRGTECLDVDECHRVPPPCDRGRCENTPGSFLCVCPAGYQAAPHGASCQDVDECIQSPGLCGRGVCENLPGSFRCVCPAGFRGSACEEDVDECAQEPPPCGPGRCDNTVGSFHCACPAGFRSRGPGAPCQDVDECARSPPPCAYGRCENTEGGFQCVCPTGFQPNAAGSECEDVDECENHLACPGQECVNSPGSFQCRACPAGHYLHHGRCTDVDECSSGASCGPHGHCTNTEGSFHCSCEPGYRAPAGRPGPCADVNECLEGDFCFPHGECLNTDGSFACTCAPGYRPGPRGASCLDVDECSEEDLCQSGICTNTDGSFECVCPPGHRAGPDLASCLDIDECRERGPALCGSQRCENSPGSYRCVRDCDPGYHAGPEGTCDDIDECQEYGPAICGAQRCENTPGSYRCTPACDPGYQPTPGGGCQDVDECRNRSFCGAHAVCQNLPGSFQCLCDQGYEGARDGRHCVDVNECETLQGVCGAALCENVEGSFLCVCPNSPEEFDPMTGRCVPSRTSAGTFPGAQPHAPASPSLPARPPPPPPPRRPSPPRPGPVSSGRRECYFDTAAPDACDNILARNVTWQECCCTVGEGWGNGCRIQQCPSPETAEYQSLCPHGRGYLAPSGDLSLRRDVDECQLFRDQVCKSGVCVNTAPGYSCYCSNGYYYHAQRLECIDNDECADEEPACEGGRCVNTIGSYHCTCEPPLVLDGSRRRCVSNESQSLDDNLGVCWQEVGADLVCSRPRLDRQATYTECCCLYGEAWGMDCALCPAQDSDDFEALCNVLRPPAYGPPGPGGFGLPYEYGPDLGPPYQGLPYGPELYPPPVLPYDPYPPPPGPFARREAPYGTPPFDMPDFEDDGGPYGESEAPAPSGPGTRWRYRSRDTRGSFPEPEESPEGGSYAGAQAGLYEGLEAEECGILDGCAHGRCVRVPEGFTCDCFDGYRLDMTRMSCVDINECDEAQAAAPRCVNARCVNTDGSFRCICRPGFAPSHEPHHCTPARPRA, encoded by the exons ATGCGGCTGCCTGGCCCCAGCGGCCGCCACCCCCtcctgctggtgctgctgctgccgctccttgcagccgccgccaccgccgcctccgccgccggccccagccccagccaggcCGTCGAGGTCGCGGCGATCCCGGGCCGTCCGGCCGG TGTTCTTTCTTGTCGCTGCTGCCCTAGCCGATCGCCCAGAAGGAGCCGCTGCTTTAGAG CCTCCTGCAGGATCCGGAGCTGCCGGCCCGAAAAGTGTGCAGGCCCTCAGCGGTGCCTGGCTCCAGGGCCCCCAGAGCTGCCGAGCCCCAGCCCCAGCGTGAGGAAGAGACAGGTGTCCCTTAACTGGCAGCCACTGAC gctgcaggAGGCCCGAGCCCTGCTGAGGCGACGGCGGCCCCGCGGGCCGGGGGCCCGGGCATTGCTGAGAAGGAGGCCCCCACAGCGCGCCCCTGCCGGCCAGTCCCGGG TCCTGTGTCCCTTGATCTGTCACAATGGAGGAGTGTGCGTGAAGCCTGATCGCTGCCTCTGTCCCCCGGACTTCGCTGGCAAGTTCTGCCAATTGCATTCATCGGGCGCCCGACCCCCGGCCCCGGCCATGCCAGGCTTCACCCGGTCTGTGTACACCATGCCGCTGGCCAACCACCGCGATGATGAACATG GCGTGGCGTCTATGGTGAGCGTCCACGTGGAGCACCCGCAGGAGGCGTCGGTGGTGGTGCACCAGGTGGAGCGTGTGTCCGGCCCTTGGGAGGAGGCGGACGCCGAGGCAGTGGCGCGAGCGGAGGCGGCGGCACGATCGGAGGCGGCAGCGCCCTACACAGTGTTGGCACAGAGCGCGCCGCGCGAGGACGGCTACTCGGACGCTTCGGGCTTCGGTTACTGCTTTCGGGAGCTGCGCGGAGGCGAA TGTGCGTCCCCGCTGCCCGGGCTCCGGACGCAGGAGGTGTGCTGCCGAGGGGCCGGCTTGGCCTGGGGCGTTCACGACTGTCAGTCGTGCTCGGAGCTCCTGG GTAACACCCGCCAGGGGGGCGCCCCAGATGGGCCGTGTCCAGCTGGTTTTGAAAGGGTTAATGGGTCCTGCGAAG ATGTGGATGAGTGCGCGACTGCGGGGCGCTGCCAGCACGGACAGTGTGCGAACACGCATGGCGGGTACACTTGCGTTTGCCCCGACGGCTTTCTGCTTGACTCGTCCCGCAGCAGCTGCATCT CCCAACACGTGATCTCAGAGGCTAAGGGGCCGTGCTTCCGCGTGCTTCGAGACGGCGGCTGCTCTCTGCCCATTCTACGCAACATCACCAAACAGATCTGCTGCTGCAGCCGTGTAGGCAAAGCCTGGGGCCGGGGTTGCCAGCTCTGCCCACCCTTCGGCTCAG AGGGTTTTCGGGAGATCTGCCCAGCCGGCCCTGGCTACCATTACTCGGCCTCCGACCTCCGCTACAACACCAGACCTCTGGGCCAGGAACCACCCCGAGTGTCCCTCAGCCAACCCCGTGCCCCACCCTCCACCTCTCGACCACTCTCAG GCTTTCTGCCCACTCATCGCCCAGAACCTCGGCCTGAGCCCCGTCCAGGCCCTGAGCTTCCTCTGCCCAGCATCCCTGCCTGGACTGGTCCTGAGATCCCTGAATCAG GTCCCTCTGCAGGCGAGTGTCAGCGCAATCCCCAGGTCTGCGGCCGCGGACGGTGCATCCCCCGGCCCAGTGGCTACACCTGCGTGTGCGACTCCGGTTTCCGACTCAATCCGCAGGGCACACACTGCATCG ACGTGGACGAATGTCGCCGCGTTCCCACGCCTTGTGCTCCCGGGCGCTGCGAAAACACGCCAGGCAGCTTCCGTTGCGTATGCGGGCCGGGCTTCCGAGCCGGCCCGCGGGGTACGGAGTGTTTGG ACGTGGACGAGTGCCACCGCGTGCCGCCACCGTGTGACCGTGGGCGCTGCGAGAACACGCCTGGCAGCTTCCTGTGCGTGTGCCCCGCGGGGTACCAGGCTGCGCCCCACGGAGCCAGCTGCCAGG ATGTAGATGAATGTATCCAGAGCCCGGGCCTGTGTGGCCGAGGGGTCTGTGAGAACCTGCCTGGCTCTTTCCGGTGTGTGTGCCCCGCTGGCTTCCGAGGCTCGGCATGTGAAGAAGACGTGGATGAGTGTGCCCAGGAGCCACCACCCTGTGGGCCGGGCCGCTGTGACAACACAGTGGGCTCTTTTCACTGTGCCTGCCCTGCTGGCTTCCGCTCCCGAGGGCCTGGGGCCCCCTGCCAAG ATGTGGACGAGTGTGCCCGTAGTCCCCCGCCCTGCGCCTATGGCCGATGTGAGAACACGGAAGGTGGCTTCCAGTGCGTCTGCCCCACAGGCTTCCAACCCAATGCTGCCGGCTCCGAGTGCGAGG ATGTGGACGAGTGTGAGAACCACCTGGCGTGTCCTGGGCAGGAGTGTGTGAACTCACCGGGATCCTTCCAGTGCAGGGCCTGTCCTGCTGGTCACTACCTGCACCATGGCCGATGTACTG ATGTGGACGAATGCAGTTCGGGTGCCTCCTGCGGCCCCCATGGACATTGCACTAACACCGAAGGCTCCTTCCACTGCAGCTGCGAGCCAGGCTACCGGGCGCCAGCTGGTCGGCCCGGGCCCTGCGCAG ACGTGAACGAGTGCCTGGAGGGCGACTTTTGCTTCCCCCACGGTGAATGCCTCAACACCGACGGCTCCTTCGCCTGTACTTGTGCCCCCGGCTACCGGCCCGGACCCCGCGGAGCCTCTTGCCTCG ACGTGGACGAATGCAGCGAGGAGGACCTCTGCCAGAGCGGCATCTGTACCAACACCGACGGGTCTTTCGAGTGCGTCTGTCCTCCGGGACACCGCGCCGGCCCAGACCTCGCCTCCTGTCTCG atATTGATGAATGTCGGGAGCGGGGCCCGGCCTTGTGCGGGTCCCAGCGTTGTGAAAATTCCCCGGGCTCCTACCGCTGTGTCCGAGACTGCGACCCCGGCTACCACGCAGGCCCCGAGGGTACCTGTGACG ACATAGATGAGTGCCAGGAATACGGCCCAGCGATTTGTGGAGCCCAGCGCTGTGAGAATACCCCTGGCTCCTACCGCTGCACACCAGCCTGTGACCCTGGCTACCAGCCCACGCCAGGGGGCGGATGCCAGG ATGTGGACGAATGCCGGAACCGGTCCTTCTGTGGGGCCCACGCCGTGTGCCAGAACCTGCCTGGCTCCTTCCAGTGCCTCTGTGACCAGGGCTACGAGGGGGCGCGGGACGGGCGTCACTGCGTGG ATGTGAATGAATGTGAGACACTACAGGGCGTGTGTGGAGCTGCCCTGTGTGAGAATGTGGAAGGCTCCTTCCTCTGTGTCTGCCCCAACAGCCCTGAGGAGTTTGACCCTATGACTGGGCGCTGTGTTCCCTCTCGGACCTCTGCTG GTACGTTCCCAGGCGCACAGCCCCATGCACCTGCCAGCCCCAGTCTGCCGGccaggcccccacccccgcccccgcctcgcCGGCCCAGCCCACCTAGGCCGGGCCCTGTGAGCAGCGGGCGCAGGGAGTGCTACTTTGACACGGCGGCTCCAGATGCCTGTGACAACATCCTGGCTCGGAACGTGACGTGGCAGGAGTGCTGCTGCACTGTGGGTGAGGGCTGGGGCAACGGCTGCCGCATCCAGCAGTGCCCGAGCCCCGAGACAG CTGAGTACCAGTCATTGTGCCCCCATGGCCGGGGCTACCTGGCGCCCAGTGGAGATCTGAGCCTCAGGAGAG ACGTGGACGAGTGCCAGCTCTTCCGAGATCAGGTGTGCAAGAGTGGCGTGTGCGTGAACACAGCCCCAGGCTACTCGTGTTATTGCAGCAATGGCTACTACTATCACGCCCAGCGACTGGAGTGCATCG ATAATGACGAGTGCGCGGACGAGGAGCCAGCTTGTGAGGGCGGCCGCTGCGTCAACACTATCGGCTCTTATCACTGCACGTGCGAACCCCCACTTGTGCTGGACGGCTCGCGGCGCCGCTGCGTCTCCAACGAGAGCCAGAGCCTCG ATGACAATCTGGGAGTGTGCTGGCAGGAAGTGGGGGCTGACCTCGTGTGCAGTCGCCCTCGGCTGGACCGCCAGGCCACCTACACAGAATGCTGCTGCCTCTATGGCGAAGCCTGGGGCATGGACTGTGCCCTCTGCCCGGCGCAGGACTCAG ATGACTTTGAGGCCCTGTGCAACGTGCTGCGCCCCCCTGCATATGGACCCCCGGGGCCAGGTGGCTTTGGACTCCCCTACGAGTATGGCCCAGACCTAGGTCCACCTTACCAGGGCCTTCCCTATGGGCCTGAGTTGTACCCACCACCCGTCCTACCCTATGACCCCTACCCACCGCCACCTGGGCCCTTCGCCCGACGGGAGGCCCCTTATGGGACGCCACCCTTCGACATGCCGGACTTTGAGGACGATGGTGGCCCCTACGGTGAATCCGAGGCTCCTGCTCCATCCGGCCCGGGCACCCGCTGGCGCTACCGGTCCCGTGACACCCGTGGCTCCTTCCCAGAGCCCGAGGAGTCGCCTGAAGGTGGAAGCTATGCTG GCGCCCAGGCTGGGCTCTACGAGGGCCTGGAGGCAGAGGAGTGCGGGATCCTGGATGGCTGCGCCCACGGCCGCTGCGTGCGCGTCCCCGAGGGCTTCACCTGCGACTGCTTCGACGGCTACCGCCTGGACATGACCCGCATGTCCTGCGTTG ACATCAACGAATGTGATGAGGCCCAGGCGGCCGCCCCGCGCTGTGTCAACGCGCGCTGCGTCAACACCGATGGCTCGTTCCGCTGTATCTGCCGCCCAGGATTCGCACCCTCCCACGAGCCGCATCACTGCACGCCCGCCAGACCCCGGGCCTGA
- the LTBP4 gene encoding latent-transforming growth factor beta-binding protein 4 isoform X2: MAGGARLLWVSLLVLLALLRPQPGLGRPRERLRVRFTPAVCGLSCVHGPTGPRCTPTCAPRNTTSVDSGAPGGAAPGGPGFRAFLCPLICHNGGVCVKPDRCLCPPDFAGKFCQLHSSGARPPAPAMPGFTRSVYTMPLANHRDDEHGVASMVSVHVEHPQEASVVVHQVERVSGPWEEADAEAVARAEAAARSEAAAPYTVLAQSAPREDGYSDASGFGYCFRELRGGECASPLPGLRTQEVCCRGAGLAWGVHDCQSCSELLGNTRQGGAPDGPCPAGFERVNGSCEDVDECATAGRCQHGQCANTHGGYTCVCPDGFLLDSSRSSCISQHVISEAKGPCFRVLRDGGCSLPILRNITKQICCCSRVGKAWGRGCQLCPPFGSEGFREICPAGPGYHYSASDLRYNTRPLGQEPPRVSLSQPRAPPSTSRPLSGFLPTHRPEPRPEPRPGPELPLPSIPAWTGPEIPESGPSAGECQRNPQVCGRGRCIPRPSGYTCVCDSGFRLNPQGTHCIDVDECRRVPTPCAPGRCENTPGSFRCVCGPGFRAGPRGTECLDVDECHRVPPPCDRGRCENTPGSFLCVCPAGYQAAPHGASCQDVDECIQSPGLCGRGVCENLPGSFRCVCPAGFRGSACEEDVDECAQEPPPCGPGRCDNTVGSFHCACPAGFRSRGPGAPCQDVDECARSPPPCAYGRCENTEGGFQCVCPTGFQPNAAGSECEDVDECENHLACPGQECVNSPGSFQCRACPAGHYLHHGRCTDVDECSSGASCGPHGHCTNTEGSFHCSCEPGYRAPAGRPGPCADVNECLEGDFCFPHGECLNTDGSFACTCAPGYRPGPRGASCLDVDECSEEDLCQSGICTNTDGSFECVCPPGHRAGPDLASCLDIDECRERGPALCGSQRCENSPGSYRCVRDCDPGYHAGPEGTCDDIDECQEYGPAICGAQRCENTPGSYRCTPACDPGYQPTPGGGCQDVDECRNRSFCGAHAVCQNLPGSFQCLCDQGYEGARDGRHCVDVNECETLQGVCGAALCENVEGSFLCVCPNSPEEFDPMTGRCVPSRTSAGTFPGAQPHAPASPSLPARPPPPPPPRRPSPPRPGPVSSGRRECYFDTAAPDACDNILARNVTWQECCCTVGEGWGNGCRIQQCPSPETAEYQSLCPHGRGYLAPSGDLSLRRDVDECQLFRDQVCKSGVCVNTAPGYSCYCSNGYYYHAQRLECIDNDECADEEPACEGGRCVNTIGSYHCTCEPPLVLDGSRRRCVSNESQSLDDNLGVCWQEVGADLVCSRPRLDRQATYTECCCLYGEAWGMDCALCPAQDSDDFEALCNVLRPPAYGPPGPGGFGLPYEYGPDLGPPYQGLPYGPELYPPPVLPYDPYPPPPGPFARREAPYGTPPFDMPDFEDDGGPYGESEAPAPSGPGTRWRYRSRDTRGSFPEPEESPEGGSYAGAQAGLYEGLEAEECGILDGCAHGRCVRVPEGFTCDCFDGYRLDMTRMSCVDINECDEAQAAAPRCVNARCVNTDGSFRCICRPGFAPSHEPHHCTPARPRA; this comes from the exons ATGGCGGGCGGCGCGCGGCTGCTCTGGGTGTCGCTATTGGTGCTGCTGGCGCTGCTCCGGCCGCAGCCCGGGCTAGGTCGACCCCGAGAGCGCCTCCGCGTGCGCTTCACCCCGGCCGTGTGCGGCCTGAGCTGCGTCCATGGGCCCACCGGCCCCCGCTGCACCCCGACCTGCGCGCCCCGCAACACCACCAGCGTGGACAGCGGCGCGCCCGGAGGGGCGGCCCCGGGGGGACCCGGCTTCCGCGCCT TCCTGTGTCCCTTGATCTGTCACAATGGAGGAGTGTGCGTGAAGCCTGATCGCTGCCTCTGTCCCCCGGACTTCGCTGGCAAGTTCTGCCAATTGCATTCATCGGGCGCCCGACCCCCGGCCCCGGCCATGCCAGGCTTCACCCGGTCTGTGTACACCATGCCGCTGGCCAACCACCGCGATGATGAACATG GCGTGGCGTCTATGGTGAGCGTCCACGTGGAGCACCCGCAGGAGGCGTCGGTGGTGGTGCACCAGGTGGAGCGTGTGTCCGGCCCTTGGGAGGAGGCGGACGCCGAGGCAGTGGCGCGAGCGGAGGCGGCGGCACGATCGGAGGCGGCAGCGCCCTACACAGTGTTGGCACAGAGCGCGCCGCGCGAGGACGGCTACTCGGACGCTTCGGGCTTCGGTTACTGCTTTCGGGAGCTGCGCGGAGGCGAA TGTGCGTCCCCGCTGCCCGGGCTCCGGACGCAGGAGGTGTGCTGCCGAGGGGCCGGCTTGGCCTGGGGCGTTCACGACTGTCAGTCGTGCTCGGAGCTCCTGG GTAACACCCGCCAGGGGGGCGCCCCAGATGGGCCGTGTCCAGCTGGTTTTGAAAGGGTTAATGGGTCCTGCGAAG ATGTGGATGAGTGCGCGACTGCGGGGCGCTGCCAGCACGGACAGTGTGCGAACACGCATGGCGGGTACACTTGCGTTTGCCCCGACGGCTTTCTGCTTGACTCGTCCCGCAGCAGCTGCATCT CCCAACACGTGATCTCAGAGGCTAAGGGGCCGTGCTTCCGCGTGCTTCGAGACGGCGGCTGCTCTCTGCCCATTCTACGCAACATCACCAAACAGATCTGCTGCTGCAGCCGTGTAGGCAAAGCCTGGGGCCGGGGTTGCCAGCTCTGCCCACCCTTCGGCTCAG AGGGTTTTCGGGAGATCTGCCCAGCCGGCCCTGGCTACCATTACTCGGCCTCCGACCTCCGCTACAACACCAGACCTCTGGGCCAGGAACCACCCCGAGTGTCCCTCAGCCAACCCCGTGCCCCACCCTCCACCTCTCGACCACTCTCAG GCTTTCTGCCCACTCATCGCCCAGAACCTCGGCCTGAGCCCCGTCCAGGCCCTGAGCTTCCTCTGCCCAGCATCCCTGCCTGGACTGGTCCTGAGATCCCTGAATCAG GTCCCTCTGCAGGCGAGTGTCAGCGCAATCCCCAGGTCTGCGGCCGCGGACGGTGCATCCCCCGGCCCAGTGGCTACACCTGCGTGTGCGACTCCGGTTTCCGACTCAATCCGCAGGGCACACACTGCATCG ACGTGGACGAATGTCGCCGCGTTCCCACGCCTTGTGCTCCCGGGCGCTGCGAAAACACGCCAGGCAGCTTCCGTTGCGTATGCGGGCCGGGCTTCCGAGCCGGCCCGCGGGGTACGGAGTGTTTGG ACGTGGACGAGTGCCACCGCGTGCCGCCACCGTGTGACCGTGGGCGCTGCGAGAACACGCCTGGCAGCTTCCTGTGCGTGTGCCCCGCGGGGTACCAGGCTGCGCCCCACGGAGCCAGCTGCCAGG ATGTAGATGAATGTATCCAGAGCCCGGGCCTGTGTGGCCGAGGGGTCTGTGAGAACCTGCCTGGCTCTTTCCGGTGTGTGTGCCCCGCTGGCTTCCGAGGCTCGGCATGTGAAGAAGACGTGGATGAGTGTGCCCAGGAGCCACCACCCTGTGGGCCGGGCCGCTGTGACAACACAGTGGGCTCTTTTCACTGTGCCTGCCCTGCTGGCTTCCGCTCCCGAGGGCCTGGGGCCCCCTGCCAAG ATGTGGACGAGTGTGCCCGTAGTCCCCCGCCCTGCGCCTATGGCCGATGTGAGAACACGGAAGGTGGCTTCCAGTGCGTCTGCCCCACAGGCTTCCAACCCAATGCTGCCGGCTCCGAGTGCGAGG ATGTGGACGAGTGTGAGAACCACCTGGCGTGTCCTGGGCAGGAGTGTGTGAACTCACCGGGATCCTTCCAGTGCAGGGCCTGTCCTGCTGGTCACTACCTGCACCATGGCCGATGTACTG ATGTGGACGAATGCAGTTCGGGTGCCTCCTGCGGCCCCCATGGACATTGCACTAACACCGAAGGCTCCTTCCACTGCAGCTGCGAGCCAGGCTACCGGGCGCCAGCTGGTCGGCCCGGGCCCTGCGCAG ACGTGAACGAGTGCCTGGAGGGCGACTTTTGCTTCCCCCACGGTGAATGCCTCAACACCGACGGCTCCTTCGCCTGTACTTGTGCCCCCGGCTACCGGCCCGGACCCCGCGGAGCCTCTTGCCTCG ACGTGGACGAATGCAGCGAGGAGGACCTCTGCCAGAGCGGCATCTGTACCAACACCGACGGGTCTTTCGAGTGCGTCTGTCCTCCGGGACACCGCGCCGGCCCAGACCTCGCCTCCTGTCTCG atATTGATGAATGTCGGGAGCGGGGCCCGGCCTTGTGCGGGTCCCAGCGTTGTGAAAATTCCCCGGGCTCCTACCGCTGTGTCCGAGACTGCGACCCCGGCTACCACGCAGGCCCCGAGGGTACCTGTGACG ACATAGATGAGTGCCAGGAATACGGCCCAGCGATTTGTGGAGCCCAGCGCTGTGAGAATACCCCTGGCTCCTACCGCTGCACACCAGCCTGTGACCCTGGCTACCAGCCCACGCCAGGGGGCGGATGCCAGG ATGTGGACGAATGCCGGAACCGGTCCTTCTGTGGGGCCCACGCCGTGTGCCAGAACCTGCCTGGCTCCTTCCAGTGCCTCTGTGACCAGGGCTACGAGGGGGCGCGGGACGGGCGTCACTGCGTGG ATGTGAATGAATGTGAGACACTACAGGGCGTGTGTGGAGCTGCCCTGTGTGAGAATGTGGAAGGCTCCTTCCTCTGTGTCTGCCCCAACAGCCCTGAGGAGTTTGACCCTATGACTGGGCGCTGTGTTCCCTCTCGGACCTCTGCTG GTACGTTCCCAGGCGCACAGCCCCATGCACCTGCCAGCCCCAGTCTGCCGGccaggcccccacccccgcccccgcctcgcCGGCCCAGCCCACCTAGGCCGGGCCCTGTGAGCAGCGGGCGCAGGGAGTGCTACTTTGACACGGCGGCTCCAGATGCCTGTGACAACATCCTGGCTCGGAACGTGACGTGGCAGGAGTGCTGCTGCACTGTGGGTGAGGGCTGGGGCAACGGCTGCCGCATCCAGCAGTGCCCGAGCCCCGAGACAG CTGAGTACCAGTCATTGTGCCCCCATGGCCGGGGCTACCTGGCGCCCAGTGGAGATCTGAGCCTCAGGAGAG ACGTGGACGAGTGCCAGCTCTTCCGAGATCAGGTGTGCAAGAGTGGCGTGTGCGTGAACACAGCCCCAGGCTACTCGTGTTATTGCAGCAATGGCTACTACTATCACGCCCAGCGACTGGAGTGCATCG ATAATGACGAGTGCGCGGACGAGGAGCCAGCTTGTGAGGGCGGCCGCTGCGTCAACACTATCGGCTCTTATCACTGCACGTGCGAACCCCCACTTGTGCTGGACGGCTCGCGGCGCCGCTGCGTCTCCAACGAGAGCCAGAGCCTCG ATGACAATCTGGGAGTGTGCTGGCAGGAAGTGGGGGCTGACCTCGTGTGCAGTCGCCCTCGGCTGGACCGCCAGGCCACCTACACAGAATGCTGCTGCCTCTATGGCGAAGCCTGGGGCATGGACTGTGCCCTCTGCCCGGCGCAGGACTCAG ATGACTTTGAGGCCCTGTGCAACGTGCTGCGCCCCCCTGCATATGGACCCCCGGGGCCAGGTGGCTTTGGACTCCCCTACGAGTATGGCCCAGACCTAGGTCCACCTTACCAGGGCCTTCCCTATGGGCCTGAGTTGTACCCACCACCCGTCCTACCCTATGACCCCTACCCACCGCCACCTGGGCCCTTCGCCCGACGGGAGGCCCCTTATGGGACGCCACCCTTCGACATGCCGGACTTTGAGGACGATGGTGGCCCCTACGGTGAATCCGAGGCTCCTGCTCCATCCGGCCCGGGCACCCGCTGGCGCTACCGGTCCCGTGACACCCGTGGCTCCTTCCCAGAGCCCGAGGAGTCGCCTGAAGGTGGAAGCTATGCTG GCGCCCAGGCTGGGCTCTACGAGGGCCTGGAGGCAGAGGAGTGCGGGATCCTGGATGGCTGCGCCCACGGCCGCTGCGTGCGCGTCCCCGAGGGCTTCACCTGCGACTGCTTCGACGGCTACCGCCTGGACATGACCCGCATGTCCTGCGTTG ACATCAACGAATGTGATGAGGCCCAGGCGGCCGCCCCGCGCTGTGTCAACGCGCGCTGCGTCAACACCGATGGCTCGTTCCGCTGTATCTGCCGCCCAGGATTCGCACCCTCCCACGAGCCGCATCACTGCACGCCCGCCAGACCCCGGGCCTGA